The following coding sequences lie in one Oncorhynchus gorbuscha isolate QuinsamMale2020 ecotype Even-year linkage group LG10, OgorEven_v1.0, whole genome shotgun sequence genomic window:
- the LOC124045702 gene encoding LOW QUALITY PROTEIN: death-inducer obliterator 1-like (The sequence of the model RefSeq protein was modified relative to this genomic sequence to represent the inferred CDS: deleted 2 bases in 1 codon), with the protein MPPLESDPETTEEKASQNDNVTEAKDEVEEEERIEEEKSEYSSISDSEGYNPHALYCICRQRHNKRFMISCDNCLEWFHGDCVGVSEIQGRKLERSGRDWICATCTNKSQSQPDPQQSSPDCLTLPYSGEEEIVHEEQASEEAVVQEVTEMVAEAEMELDGSLPQCIGSGCSKHALPDSVYCGTDCILRHAAATMKTLSNSKETKTKQRPQRRAVAKLGPKGQRSARMPQRLLAERPEEEGEEEEAEEVEDKEADTSTSTLSCDPSLTAVQATSIESPMFYKSTGKANEQVEVEIEPISPQTHSPDNSPSDIITESSPPLESAPGKTKRPANSCSVSRKPSVDTSPVKQPNPPKSSHSPTPEAPSTSASRHHETGALRIGKTSFTIPKKQPQPLVTPTLPSPPPPTPMNETRILPVSPAPIAPSSRPPQPANNQVRQSIQRSLTNIMFKRVCDCDDLERSETEVAKLVTSIETEMFNIFNNTDSKYMNKYRTIMFNLKDPKNKGLFYSVIRGEVSPFRLARMSQRDMQATKVSEPNKKDTPEVLESGPKATCVLPNPAPEPVKVDLPSLPFRPSRHMEQKSTLPATPKARPNQSSQNSSVPDILSCMLKDTTAEHRAHLFDLKCKICTGQITVEGEEEPVPKKSKLSGSSSSSTNPDEWKDRPSRPPWMYARTDPRTEERGWRTPAGDESPLLAPPRLPHHGFPCPPLMEDDSVLTIMESPASPTMESPASPPMESPASPILESPASPVMDSPTSPILETRKAKTPSRMYTPVMIPAVSTVSITRRDPRTAGNRSAVMSGDPHTAGNRTPAMATVAMSKVPPPQVSYVPAKQSVTLSKTFMPLPPPPSLPPMPALPKSILMKPSSSSFYGSSGSSSSSSRAVNSHSPQDGETTQFLAKQEVVWKGFLNMISVAKFVTKGYLVSGPSEYLKEDLPDTIQLGGRIMPQTVWDYIGRVKTSVTKELCVIRFHPATEEEEVAYVSLFSYFSSRRRFGVVANNSRSIKDIYLIPLSAKESIPSKLQPFEGSGFEKNRPNLLLGLVICQKPKRAGCLPQEVEEKRAKIHISKDSRDTVLPRPPTLYGSDPRTEEFLPYDPAMPIMSTPPGSPPSTGSPSESSSSGSLTIPSLLSSIRAALPASAPPPITSTSTTPLQTILKSLFGKDSHAVPAVAAVPLPTTLPPPPMVDPIVQQYGQKSKVKEIEEEENEYDRPYDPEEEYDPAMGYGRVAPINIDKMFEANAATQATCADDDDVAYDPEDETIFEDMHKDGIGVGKVPAPTSAPAPTPVPAPVQDPFPDPSPAPAPLSRPITGAVIVSAATLTEQQRMLEDLNRQIEEQKRQLKEQEEALRQQREAVGMFMAHFSVSDALMSPPTKSGLSHLQTQQSEGEQSEANPSVNQRALKGILKTEETEVPIKQEIKRETKTVPLSVSRNVEMPNASPKRVKEIKKESIQATDNSDPEAGEIQDSDVAYDPEDDTIFDELKDTNGEEKAKTSTRSDSARRSERSRDSSVSSSCRGASRNDTPDRRRKRSSQPDTHSPKRRDRKVRDRQESPPRRSGRRSPGHSDRRRERHRRGERSRPYHRGRHHSERPGRHIPHKERTSRRSSGSHRRSPSSPRQKQDSGSRGLSKGQRETSPPVWDDSKGPEAPEDMGPTSPTPALVMEANDSPQPPLERQDIDVPLGDRCDSGGPPHGEIEDTGHQMPHENPTPQKPADQQPSQSLLGSPSKGPNNEQGPNIQLQDNRDRPSQLELLEQCSVQSPSDIMREKQFSSQGPPHMASPNNQGERSSSLERRDPDMREGRRNQGPDMMGLGPNMRGERRGPQMRHPSPNIRGPDPDMRGERSGPQMMHQSPNIRGPEPDMRSPDMREDHFSPTTYFGGKRSPSPHFNSPRIPSSVPRGNLKDQRGAPCPGFRPRGPRTSRWMPPQSRFDGPHNPLVVRPLELLGKQRGTNQNHDSGGEPIQPEIKEQHIAQSPSDIMRENQFSSQGRPHMASPSNHGERSSSLERRDPDMREGRRHQGPDIRSPDMIEPGPDMRGPVPDMWDDRRGPGPDIKGPRPGMRGDRRGPDMWDARRGSGPDMRADRRGPDMWDDRRGPGPDMQVSGPEMGCPGPIMRGLGPDMQDPGPDMRGDRRGLEPDMRGDRRGPEPDMRGGPDIWDDGRGPGPDMTAPEMPDPDPDMRSPDMRMDHFTPTDNFGGERPTSTNFSSPRMISPVQRGHFEDQRGVHRPGFRPRGPRPSRFNQPRGSYPGHFPGGQPRFRFDGRQGVVRPAHASLVTPREHSIQSPSEILIETQIPSQGPPHMASPNNKGERSSSLERRDPDIGEERRNPGSDIRGPDMMGPGPDMRGDRRGPGPDMRGDRRGPGPDMRGDRRGPGPDMRDDRRGSEIRGPEMMGPGPDTRGDSRPGPDMRGDRRGPDMRDSGPNIRGPGLVPDTRGDRRGPGPDMRGERRGPGPDMRGDGRGPVPDMRGDGRGPGPDMRGDWRGPGPDMRGEGRGSGPDMRGDGRGPGLDMRGDGRDPGPDMRVDGSGPDMRGDGRGPGPDMRGDGIGLDMRGPGPDMGDPGPDTRGDRRGPGPDMRGPGPDMRDPGPNIRGPDTRGERRGPGLDMRGPGPDMRGDRGGPGPDMRVLGPDMRVLGPDVRGDRGGPGPDMRGDRRGQGSNMRGDRRGPDMRDPGPDTRAERRRPDMTDQGPDMRGPGLGRDTRGDRRWPGQDLRGPGPDIRGPGLGPDTRGDRRGPDIRGPRTDMRGDRRDPGPCIRDPGPDMRDPGPDMRDPGPDMRDPGPDMRDPGPDMQGPGPDMQGPGPDMQGLGPDMRDPGPDMQGPGPDMRDPGPDMRDPGPDMRTPEPDMRGPDTRGYRRGPGPDIWGDRRGPDMRIDRRGPGPGMRGPEPDIRGPGLGPDSRGDRRGPGLDMRGNRRGPGPDMRVPGPDTRGDRRGPGSEMRGPGPDMRDQEPDIREPGLGPDTRGDRRGTGPDMRGTWPETRGDRRGPGRDLRGLRPDMRRSGPDTRSDRRGPGPDMRGPGPDTIDQEPDIREPGLGPDTRGDRRGQGPDLRSLEPDMRGPGPGTRGDRRGPEPDIWGPGPDTRDQEPDIRGSDTRGDRRGTGPDMRDTGPDMGWPGLWPDTRSGRRGPNMRDPGPDKRVVRRGSGPEMEVPGPETRGDRRAPGTDMRGPRPDTREQEPNIRGQGLGPDTRGDRRGPDMRGDRRGPDMWDDRRGSSPNMRGPVPDMSGAGPDMWDESRGPDKRGDRRGPGPDMRGDRRWSGPDMSGAGSDMWDESTGPDMRGPGPDTRGDGRWPGPDSRGDGRWSGPDMRGPGPDIRGNRRGSDISLDRRGPGPDMLGERRGPNMRDPGPDTRGPGLDMGQEMRAPDPDMRSPDIRGDHFTTTNHFGGSRGVQSPGFHGPRGPRPSRFNQPRGSSRGYFPDNGGQPRFDGPRLVVRPLRPKGGLLPTPLEGLMSLPNNSPDAFREDQWRNSHSPDTRRTSLPIEDCEIRNYGDRENNSEERGRGVNPRDRVNFQGTAPCLSQGRQLPEDNGREQGGSHGRQGDRETGRLVSRERERVRGSEVDRPREEVDEKQKTPTEKDRDISRATSREGEANRGVSLHNRSLSKDHDRDILKDGSGKKEEQMEGKGKTLELTETPQVDTPQDSKGPV; encoded by the exons CTGGAAAGGCCAATGAGCAGGTAGAGGTTGAGATTGAGCCCATTTCTCCTCAGACACATTCTCCAGATAACTCTCCCTCAGACATCATCACTGAATCCTCCCCTCCTCTGGAAAGTGCTCCAGGTAAAACCAAGAGACCAGCAAACAGCTGCAGTGTCTCTAGGAAACCCTCTGTCGATACATCCCCTGTCAAACAACCCAATCCCCCCAAATCCAGCCACTCTCCGACCCCTGAGGCCCCAAGCACCTCAGCCTCCAGACACCACGAAACAGGGGCCCTGAGGATCGGCAAGACGTCCTTCACCATCCCCAAGAAGCAGCCTCAACCCCTCGTGACTCCCActctaccctcccctccaccccccaccccaatgAATGAAACTAGGATCCTGCCCGTGTCCCCAGCCCCTATCGCTCCttcctccagaccccctcagCCAGCCAACAACCAGGTCAGGCAGAGCATCCAACGCTCTCTCACCAACATCATGTTCAAGAG GGTGTGCGACTGTGACGATTTGGAGAGGTCTGAGACTGAAGTGGCGAAGCTGGTCACCAGCATCGAGACGGAGATGTTTAACATATTTAACAATACAGATAGCAAGTACATGAACAAATACCGAACCATCATGTTCAACCTTAAAGACCCCAAAAATAAG GGTTTGTTCTACAGCGTCATCCGTGGTGAGGTCAGTCCCTTCAGACTGGCCAGGATGAGCCAGCGGGACATGCAGGCTACAAAGGTCTCAGAGCCGAACAAAAAAGACACTCCAgag GTCCTGGAGTCTGGTCCCAAAGCCACATGTGTGCTGCCAAATCCAGCGCCTGAGCCAGTGAAGGTTGATCTACCTAGTCTTCCCTTTAGGCCAAGTAGACACATG GAACAGAAGAGCACTCTCCCTGCTACCCCTAAGGCCAGACCTAACCAGTCGAGCCAAAACAGCTCAGTCCCAGACATCCTCAGCTGCATGCTGAAAGACACAACTGCCGAGCACAGAGCTCACCTGTTTGACCTCAAGTGCAAGATCTGCACAG GTCAGATAACAGTTGAGGGTGAGGAGGAGCCTGTACCCAAGAAGTCTAAACTCTCTGGGTCATCGTCATCCTCCACAAATCCAGACGAATGGAAAGACAGGCCGTCTCGGCCACCCTGGATGTATGCCAGAACAGATcccagaacagaggagagaggatggagaactCCAGCAGGAGATGAATCACCCCTCCTTGCACCCCCCCGACTCCCCCACCATGGGTTCCCCTGC CCCCCCCTAATGGAGGATGACTCTGTCTTAACCATCATGGAATCCCCCGCTTCACCCACAATGGAATCTCCCGCTTCTCCACCAATGGAATCTCCTGCCTCCCCCATTTTGGAATCCCCTGCCTCCCCTGTCATGGATTCTCCCACCTCCCCCATTCTGGAAACCCGTAAAGCCAAGACACCATCCAGAATGTATACCCCAGTCATGATTCCGGCTGTTTCTACGGTATCCATTACAAGGCGTGATCCTCGCACTGCTGGCAACCGTTCTGCTGTTATGTCTGGTGACCCCCACACCGCTGGCAACCGCACTCCTGCCATGGCAACTGTCGCCATGTCTAAAGTCCCACCTCCACAAGTCTCTTATGTCCCAGCGAAACAGAGTGTTACTCTGAGCAAGACATTCATGCCCTTGCCACCACCCCCATCCCTTCCACCAATGCCAGCATTACCCAAATCTATCCTGATGAAGCCATCCTCCTCATCGTTCTATGGTTCTTCAGgatcctcttcatcctcttcaAG GGCTGTGAACTCCCACTCCCCTCAAGATGGAGAGACAACCCAGTTCCTGGCCAAGCAGGAAGTAGTGTGGAAGGGCTTCCTCAACATGATCAGCGTGGCCAAGTTCGTCACCAAGGGCTATCTGGTCTCCGGGCCTTCTGAATATCTCAAAGAG GATCTGCCTGATACCATACAGCTTGGTGGAAGAATCATGCCTCAAACTGTGTGGGATTACATCGGGAGAGTGAAGACCTCTGTTACAAAG GAGCTGTGTGTGATCCGGTTCCACCCAgcgacagaggaggaggaagtggcctatgtgtctctgttctcctacttcAGCAGCAGACGGCGCTTCGGGGTGGTGGCCAACAACAGCCGCAGCATTAAAGACATCTACCTCATCCCACTCAGTGCGAAGGAGTCCATTCCTTCCAAACTCCAACCCTTCGAAGGATCAG GCTTTGAGAAGAATCGCCCCAATCTTCTTTTGGGACTGGTTATTTGCCAGAAACCCAAACGTGCGGGATGCTTGCCACAAGAGGTTGAAGAGAAGAGAGCCAAGATCCACATATCCAAAGACTCCAGAGATACTGTCCTCCCGAGACCCCCTACGCTGTATGGGTCAGACCCTAGGACGGAGGAATTCCTGCCCTACGACCCAGCGATGCCCATCATGTCCACCCCTCCTGGTTCCCCTCCTTCCACTGGATCCCCATCAGAATCCTCCTCCTCTGGTTCACTGACTATTCCATCACTTCTGTCCTCCATCAGAGCTGCTCTCCCTGCTTCTGCCCCACCCCCCATCACTAGCACATCCACCACTCCCCTGCAGACCATCCTGAAGTCACTGTTTGGGAAGGACTCTCATGCAGTCCCAGCAGTTGCAGCAGTGCCCCTTCCAACCACTTTGCCCCCTCCCCCAATGGTAGATCCGATAGTACAGCAGTACGGACAGAAATCCAAAGTCAAAGAGATTGAGGAGGAGGAAAATGAATATGATCGACCATACGACCCGGAGGAGGAGTATGATCCAGCAATGGGCTATGGAAGGGTTGCCCCAATTAATATAGATAAAATGTTTGAGGCGAATGCTGCCACTCAGGCCACGTGTGCAGATGACGACGACGTGGCTTACGACCCTGAGGATGAGACTATCTTTGAGGATATGCACAAGGATGGGATCGGTGTAGGGAAAGTCCCAGCTCCAACTTCAGCTCCAGCTCCTACCCCAGTCCCAGCTCCAGTACAAGACCCATTCCCAGATCCCAGTCCAGCTCCAGCCCCTCTGAGCCGCCCCATTACTGGTGCTGTGATTGTGTCAGCCGCTACTCTGACTGAACAACAGCGAATGCTTGAGGATCTCAACAGGCAGATTGAGGAGCAGAAACGGCAGctgaaggagcaggaggaggcaCTGCGtcagcagagagaggcagtgggcaTGTTCATGGCCCATTTCTCTGTTTCCGATGCCTTGATGTCTCCCCCTACTAAATCTGGGCTGTCTCACTTACAAAcacagcagagtgaaggagagcAGTCTGAGGCAAATCCTTCAGTCAATCAAAGAGCTTTGAAAGGTATTTTGAAAACAGAGGAAACAGAAGTACCAATAAAACAGGAGATTAAGAGAGAGACCAAGACTGTACCTCTTTCAGTGTCAAGAAATGTGGAAATGCCCAATGCATCACCAAAGCGGGTTAAAGAGATTAAAAAGGAAAGTATTCAGGCAACAGACAATTCAGATCCTGAAGCTGGTGAGATCCAGGACTCTGATGTAGCTTACGACCCAGAGGATGACACTATCTTTGATGAGCTGAAAGACACAAATGGAGAAGAAAAGGCGAAAACCTCAACTCGATCAGATTCAGCAAGGCGTTCTGAGCGTTCTCGTGACTCCTCAGTGTCTAGCTCGTGTCGTGGTGCATCGCGCAATGACACTCCTGATAGGAGGCGTAAGCGTAGCAGCCAACCAGATACTCACTCACCGAAAAGACGGGACCGTAAAGTCAGGGACCGCCAAGAAAGCCCTCCTCGTAGATCTGGCCGCCGGTCCCCTGGACACTCTGATAGGCGAAGGGAAAGACACAGACGGGGTGAGAGGAGCCGACCATATCACAGAGGTCGTCACCACTCTGAGCGCCCAGGCCGCCATATCCCTCATAAAGAGCGTACTTCTCGACGCAGCTCTGGTAGCCATAGAAGATCCCCATCTTCACCAAGACAAAAACAAGATTCTGGCTCTAGGGGACTCTCAAAGGGTCAAAGGGAGACTTCTCCTCCAGTGTGGGATGACTCAAAGGGCCCAGAGGCTCCTGAAGACATGGGTCCTACAAGTCCAACTCCAGCACTGGTCATGGAGGCTAATGACTCACCTCAGCCCCCTCTTGAAAGACAGGACATTGATGTACCACTGGGTGATCGTTGTGATTCTGGAGGTCCACCACACGGAGAGATTGAGGACACAGGACATCAAATGCCCCATGAGAATCCCACTCCCCAGAAGCCTGCGGATCAACAACCTTCTCAAAGCTTGCTGGGATCACCATCAAAAGGGCCCAACAACGAGCAAGGCCCCAACATCCAGCTTCAAGACAATAGGGATAGGCCCTCTCAACTGGAACTACTAGAGCAATGCAGTGTACAGAGCCCATCAGACATTATGAGAGAAAAACAGTTTTCCTCACAAGGTCCTCCCCACATGGCCTCTCCAAATAACCAGGGTGAGCGGTCCAGCAGTTTAGAAAGGAGAGATCCTGatatgagggagggaaggagaaaccAAGGACCTGATATGATGGGACTCGGGCCAAACATGAGGGGTGAAAGGAGAGGGCCGCAAATGAGGCATCCAAGTCCAAATATCAGAGGTCCAGATCCAGACATGAGGGGTGAAAGGAGCGGGCCACAAATGATGCATCAAAGTCCAAATATCAGAGGTCCAGAACCAGATATGAGAAGTCCAGATATGAGAGAGGACCACTTCTCACCAACAACTTACTTTGGAGGAAAGAGATCACCATCGCCCCATTTTAATAGTCCAAGGATCCCCTCATCTGTTCCAAGAGGAAATTTAAAGGATCAACGGGGAGCACCTTGTCCTGGTTTCCGCCCCAGGGGTCCTCGTACCTCAAGGTGGATGCCACCACAGTCCCGGTTTGATGGTCCACATAATCCGCTAGTAGTAAGACCCCTAGAGCTGCTCGGAAAACAAAGAGGCACCAACCAGAATCATGACAGTGGAGGTGAGCCTATTCAACCAGAAATAAAGGAGCAACACATTGCACAGAGCCCATCAGACATTATGAGAGAGAACCAGTTTTCCTCACAAGGTCGTCCCCACATGGCCTCTCCAAGCAACCACGGTGAGCGGTCCAGCAGTTTAGAGAGGAGAGATCCCGATATGAGGGAGGGACGAAGACACCAAGGCCCAGACATCAGAAGTCCAGATATGATAGAACCTGGGCCAGACATGAGGGGGCCAGTGCCAGACATGTGGGATGATAGAAGGGGTCCAGGGCCAGACATTAAAGGGCCAAGGCCAGGCATGAGGGGTGATAGGAGAGGGCCAGACATGTGGGATGCTAGAAGGGGTTCAGGGCCAGACATGAGGGCTGATAGGAGAGGGCCAGACATGTGGGATGATAGAAGGGGTCCAGGGCCAGACATGCAAGTTTCAGGGCCAGAGATGGGGTGTCCAGGGCCAATCATGCGAGGTCTAGGGCCAGACATGCAAGATCCAGGGCCAGACATGAGGGGTGATAGGAGAGGGCTAGAGCCCGACATGAGGGGTGATAGGAGAGGGCCAGAGCCCGACATGAGGGGTGGGCCAGACATATGGGATGATGGAAGAGGTCCAGGACCAGACATGACAGCTCCTGAAATGCCAGACCCAGATCCAGATATGAGAAGTCCAGACATGAGAATGGACCACTTCACACCAACAGATAACTTTGGAGGAGAGAGACCAACATCGACTAATTTCAGCAGTCCAAGGATGATCTCACCTGTTCAAAGAGGACATTTTGAGGATCAAAGGGGAGTACATCGTCCTGGTTTCCGCCCCAGGGGTCCTCGTCCTTCGAGGTTCAACCAGCCCAGAGGCTCATATCCAGGGCACTTCCCAGGGGGGCAACCACGGTTCCGTTTCGATGGTCGACAGGGAGTGGTAAGACCTGCTCATGCCTCGCTGGTAACACCAAGGGAGCACAGTATACAGAGTCCATCAGAAATTCTGATAGAAACCCAGATACCCTCACAAGGTCCTCCCCACATGGCCTCTCCAAACAACAAGGGGGAGCGGTCCAGCAGTTTAGAGAGGAGAGATCCAGATattggggaggaaaggagaaaccCAGGGTCAGACATCAGAGGTCCAGATATGATGGGACCAGGGCCTGACATGAGGGGTGATAGGAGAGGACCAGGGCCAGACATGAGAGGTGATAGGAGAGGACCAGGGCCAGACATGAGGGGTGATAGGAGAGGGCCAGGGCCAGACATGAGGGATGATAGGAGAGGGTCAGAAATTAGAGGTCCAGAGATGATGGGACCAGGGCCAGACACGAGGGGTGATAGCAGGCCAGGGCCAGACATGAGGGGTGATAGGAGAGGGCCAGACATGAGAGATTCAGGGCCAAACATCAGAGGGCCAGGTCTAGTGCCAGACACAAGGGGTGATAGGAGAGGGCCAGGGCCAGACATGAGGGGTGAAAGGAGAGGTCCAGGGCCAGACatgaggggtgatgggagaggtcCAGTGCCAGACatgaggggtgatgggagaggtcCAGGGCCAGACATGAGGGGTGATTGGAGAGGGCCAGGGCCTGATatgaggggtgaagggagagggTCAGGGCCAGACatgaggggtgatgggagaggtcCAGGGCTGGACatgaggggtgatgggagagatcCAGGGCCAGACATGAGGGTTGATGGGAGCGGGCCAGACatgaggggtgatgggagagggcCAGGGCCAGACATGAGGGGTGATGGGATAGGGCTAGATATGAGGGGTCCAGGGCCAGACATGGGAGATCCAGGGCCAGACACAAGGGGTGATAGGAGAGGTCCAGGGCCAGACATGAGAGGTCCAGGGCCAGACATGAGAGATCCAGGGCCAAACATCAGAGGGCCAGACACAAGGGGTGAGAGAAGAGGTCCAGGGCTAGACATGAGGGGTCCAGGGCCAGACATGAGGGGTGATAGGGGAGGTCCAGGGCCAGACATGAGGGTTCTAGGGCCAGACATGAGGGTTCTAGGGCCAGACGTGAGGGGTGATAGGGGCGGTCCAGGGCCAGACATGAGGGGTGATAGGAGAGGGCAAGGGTCAAACATGAGGGGTGATAGGAGAGGGCCAGACATGAGAGATCCAGGGCCAGACACAAGGGCTGAAAGGAGAAGGCCAGACATGACAGATCAAGGGCCAGACATGAGAGGGCCAGGTCTAGGGCGAGACACAAGGGGTGACAGGAGATGGCCAGGGCAGGACTTGAGGGGTCCTGGGCCAGACATCAGAGGGCCAGGTCTAGGGCCAGACACAAGGGGTGATAGGAGAGGGCCAGACATCAGAGGCCCAAGGACAGATATGAGGGGTGATAGAAGAGATCCAGGGCCATGCATTAGAGATCCAGGGCCAGACATGAGAGATCCAGGGCCAGACATGAGAGATCCAGGGCCAGACATGAGAGATCCAGGGCCAGACATGAGAGATCCAGGGCCAGACATGCAGGGTCCAGGGCCAGACATGCAGGGTCCAGGGCCAGACATGCAGGGTCTAGGGCCAGACATGAGAGATCCAGGACCAGACATGCAGGGTCCAGGGCCAGACATGAGAGATCCAGGGCCAGACATGAGAGATCCAGGGCCAGACATGAGAACTCCAGAGCCAGACATGAGAGGTCCAGACACAAGGGGTTATAGGAGAGGGCCAGGGCCAGACATTTGGGGTGATAGGAGAGGGCCAGACATGAGGATTGATAGAAGAGGACCAGGGCCAGGCATGAGGGGTCCAGAGCCAGATATCAGAGGACCAGGTCTAGGGCCAGACTCAAGGGGTGACAGGAGAGGGCCAGGGCTAGACATGAGGGGTAATCGGAGAGGGCCAGGGCCAGACATGAGAGTGCCAGGGCCAGACACAAGGGGTGATAGGAGAGGGCCAGGGTCAGAGATGAGGGGTCCAGGACCAGACATGAGAGATCAAGAGCCAGACATCAGAGAGCCAGGTCTAGGGCCAGACACAAGGGGTGATAGGAGAGGGACAGGTCCAGACATGAGAGGGACATGGCCCGAAACAAGAGGTGataggagagggccagggagagactTGAGGGGTCTAAGGCCAGACATGAGAAGGTCAGGGCCAGACACAAGGAGTGATAGGAGAGGGCCAGGGCCAGACATGAGGGGTCCAGGACCAGACACAATAGATCAAGAGCCAGACATCAGAGAACCAGGTCTAGGGCCAGACACAAGGGGTGATAGGAGAGGGCAAGGGCCAGACTTGAGGAGTCTAGAGCCAGACATGAGAGGGCCAGGGCCAGGCACAAGGGGTGATAGGAGAGGGCCAGAGCCAGACATTTGGGGTCCAGGACCAGACACGAGAGATCAAGAGCCAGACATCAGAGGGTCAGACACAAGGGGTGATAGGAGAGGGACAGGTCCAGACATGAGAGATACAGGGCCAGACATGGGATGGCCAGGTCTATGGCCAGACACAAGGAGTGGTAGGAGAGGGCCAAACATGAGAGATCCAGGGCCAGACAAGAGGGTGGTTAGGAGAGGGTCAGGGCCAGAAATGGAAGTTCCAGGGCCTGAAACAAGGGGTGATAGGAGAGCACCAGGGACAGACATGAGGGGTCCAAGACCAGACACGAGAGAGCAAGAGCCCAACATCAGAGGGCAGGGTCTAGGGCCAGACACAAGGGGTGATAGGAGAGGGCCAGATATGAGGGGTGATAGGAGAGGGCCAGACATGTGGGATGATAGGAGAGGGTCTTCACCAAACATGAGGGGTCCAGTGCCAGACATGAGCGGTGCAGGACCAGACATGTGGGATGAGAGTAGAGGTCCAGACAAGAGGGGTGATAGGAGAGGGCCAGGGCCAGATATGAGGGGTGATAGGAGATGGTCAGGGCCAGACATGAGCGGTGCAGGATCAGACATGTGGGATGAGAGTACAGGGCCAGATATGAGAGGTCCAGGGCCAGACACaaggggtgatgggagatggCCAGGGCCAGACTCaaggggtgatgggagatggTCAGGGCCAGACATGAGAGGTCCAGGGCCAGACATTAGGGGGAATAGGAGAGGGTCAGATATTAGTCTTGATAGGAGAGGCCCAGGGCCAGACATGTTGGGTGAAAGGAGAGGGCCAAACATGAGAGATCCAGGGCCTGACACGAGGGGTCCAGGGCTAGACATGGGTCAAGAAATGCGAGCCCCAGATCCAGACATGAGAAGTCCAGATATAAGAGGAGATCACTTCACAACAACAAATCATTTTGGAGGATCAAGGGGTGTACAAAGTCCTGGTTTCCATGGCCCCAGGGGTCCTCGTCCCTCGAGGTTCAACCAGCCCAGAGGCTCATCTCGAGGGTATTTCCCAGACAATGGGGGGCAGCCACGGTTTGACGGTCCACGGCTAGTGGTAAGACCGTTGAGGCCTAAAGGAGGTTTACTCCCCACTCCCCTGGAGGGTCTCATGAGTTTGCCGAACAACAGCCCAGATGCTTTTAGAGAAGACCAGTGGCGGAACAGTCACTCGCCTGATACGAGGAGAACAAGCCTACCCATAGAAGACTGTGAAATTAGAAACTATGGAGACAGAGAAAACAACTCTGAAGAACGTGGCCGTGGTGTTAACCCCCGAGATAGGGTTAACTTCCAGGGAACAGCGCCCTGCTTGTCCCAGGGGAGGCAGTTGCCTGAGGACAATGGGAGAGAGCAGGGTGGCAGTCATGGaagacagggggacagggagacaggtaggcttgtgagtagggagagagaaagggttagAGGAAGCGAAGTAGACCGGcccagagaggaggtagatgaaaAGCAAAAGACACCCACAGAAAAGGACAGAGACATTAGCAGAGCCAcaagcagagaaggagaggcaaACAGAGGTGTTAGTCTGCACAACCGTTCACTCTCAAAAGACCATGACCGAGACATTTTAAAGGATGGAAGTGGAAAGAAAGAAGAACAAATGGAGGGAAAGGGTAAAACGCTTGAATTAACAGAAACGCCCCAGGTAGACACGCCCCAGGACAGCAAAGGGCCTGTTTGA